A region of uncultured Carboxylicivirga sp. DNA encodes the following proteins:
- a CDS encoding amidophosphoribosyltransferase, whose product MSDQIKHECGIVLIRLLKPLEYYQDKYGTWMYGLNKLYLLMEKQHNRGQDGAGAVNLKLDQEAGKKYFFRQRSNKTNPIKDIFKRINEPFVKLQDHEPELLKDPKYAQENLPFAGELYLGHLRYGTFGNHSIEYVHPVMRENNWRSRNLVMAGNFNLTNVDEIFKSLFDLGQHPKDYTDTVTILENVGHFLDEENEMLFRKHKNEGLSNREISFGIEEELDVRKILERSSRRWDGGYALAGMIGHGDAFVTRDPWGIRPAWYYQDEEIVVVASERPVIQTAMNVRSVQVQELKPGHALIIKKNGAVTEELVRVPQKRTSCSFERIYFSRGSDKKIYLERKSLGRLLAKTLLEKVNYDVENTVFSYIPNTAETAFYGMMDGIRQELDQVKKRKILEKGKDITPEELDEILAVEPRVEKIAIKDVKMRTFIADDNSRDDMVAHVYDVTYGIVKNGVDTLVIIDDSIVRGTTLKKSILRILDRLHPKKIIVVSSAPQIRYPDCYGIDMAKLKDFCAFSAAIELLRETGQEKVIDDVYKKCKDQQNLPKEEIVNYVKEIYKPFTPEQISDQIAKMLRPDDIDAEVELVYQTIENLHEACPDDRGDWYFTGDYPTPGGNKVVNTSFINFVEGRSGRAY is encoded by the coding sequence ATGAGTGATCAGATTAAGCACGAGTGTGGTATCGTTCTAATTCGTTTGTTGAAGCCGTTGGAGTATTACCAGGATAAGTACGGTACGTGGATGTATGGTTTGAATAAACTATACTTGTTAATGGAGAAACAGCACAATCGTGGTCAGGACGGTGCAGGGGCTGTAAACTTAAAACTTGATCAGGAAGCAGGAAAAAAATATTTTTTCAGACAAAGATCGAACAAGACAAATCCTATTAAGGATATCTTCAAGAGAATAAATGAACCCTTTGTAAAACTGCAGGATCATGAGCCTGAATTGTTGAAGGATCCGAAATATGCGCAGGAGAATTTACCTTTTGCCGGTGAGTTATATTTAGGTCATTTACGTTACGGAACTTTCGGTAATCATAGTATTGAGTATGTGCATCCTGTGATGCGCGAAAATAACTGGAGATCGCGTAATCTTGTAATGGCAGGTAACTTTAATCTTACCAATGTAGATGAGATTTTTAAGTCTCTGTTTGATTTAGGGCAGCATCCAAAAGATTACACTGATACAGTAACCATTCTTGAGAATGTAGGTCACTTTTTGGATGAAGAGAATGAAATGTTGTTCCGAAAACATAAGAATGAAGGTTTATCAAATCGCGAAATCTCATTTGGAATTGAAGAAGAACTGGATGTAAGAAAAATTTTGGAGCGCTCAAGTCGTCGTTGGGATGGAGGTTATGCCTTAGCCGGAATGATTGGTCATGGTGATGCTTTTGTAACACGCGATCCTTGGGGAATTCGTCCTGCTTGGTATTATCAGGATGAAGAAATAGTAGTGGTTGCCTCTGAACGTCCGGTTATTCAAACTGCAATGAATGTTCGTTCAGTTCAGGTGCAGGAATTAAAACCGGGTCATGCACTTATTATTAAGAAAAATGGAGCTGTAACTGAAGAGTTGGTGAGGGTACCTCAAAAACGTACTTCATGTTCGTTTGAGCGCATTTATTTCTCTCGGGGAAGTGATAAGAAGATTTATCTTGAGCGTAAATCTCTTGGCCGTCTGTTAGCGAAGACATTGCTTGAGAAGGTTAATTATGATGTTGAAAATACTGTCTTTTCATATATTCCGAATACTGCAGAAACAGCCTTCTATGGTATGATGGATGGTATTCGTCAGGAATTGGATCAGGTTAAGAAAAGGAAGATTCTTGAAAAAGGAAAAGACATCACTCCTGAAGAGTTGGATGAAATTCTTGCTGTTGAACCAAGGGTTGAGAAAATTGCCATTAAAGATGTTAAGATGCGAACCTTTATTGCTGATGATAATAGCAGGGATGATATGGTAGCGCACGTTTATGATGTTACTTATGGTATCGTTAAAAATGGTGTTGATACCTTGGTTATCATCGATGATTCAATTGTACGCGGGACAACTCTTAAGAAAAGTATTCTTCGAATTTTGGATCGTTTGCATCCCAAGAAGATTATCGTAGTATCATCGGCACCGCAGATTCGTTATCCTGATTGTTATGGAATTGATATGGCTAAATTGAAAGATTTCTGTGCTTTCTCGGCTGCTATTGAATTATTGAGAGAAACAGGTCAGGAGAAGGTAATCGATGATGTTTATAAAAAATGTAAGGATCAGCAAAATCTTCCAAAAGAAGAGATTGTGAACTATGTAAAGGAAATCTACAAACCATTTACACCGGAACAGATTTCTGATCAGATTGCTAAAATGCTTCGCCCTGATGATATAGATGCTGAAGTTGAATTAGTATATCAAACCATTGAAAATCTTCATGAAGCATGTCCTGATGACAGAGGAGACTGGTACTTTACCGGTGATTATCCAACGCCAGGAGGAAATAAGGTAGTGAATACTTCTTTTATCAATTTTGTTGAAGGCAGAAGTGGAAGAGCATATTAA
- a CDS encoding SPOR domain-containing protein — protein MKYFVTLIFTFIGFTVFVQAQNLAEEVQTVKEGEGIITIHQDQGIDFLMETMVKENARQEGVDGYQIQLFSGSGPNGKRQAMDVKTKVLEEFPDAKISTTYNPPFWRVRVGNYRHKHEALPLLKDMKEFFPNCYVVKGTVRMENL, from the coding sequence ATGAAGTATTTTGTTACCCTCATTTTTACATTTATTGGTTTTACTGTATTTGTACAAGCTCAAAATTTGGCAGAAGAAGTACAAACAGTAAAAGAAGGAGAAGGTATAATAACCATTCATCAGGATCAGGGCATTGATTTTCTGATGGAAACAATGGTGAAAGAAAATGCCAGACAGGAAGGAGTCGATGGTTATCAGATACAACTCTTTTCGGGATCAGGTCCTAACGGAAAGCGTCAGGCAATGGATGTTAAAACGAAAGTATTGGAGGAGTTTCCGGATGCTAAAATATCAACCACCTATAATCCACCTTTTTGGAGGGTTCGTGTAGGGAACTATCGACATAAGCATGAGGCATTGCCTTTGCTGAAGGATATGAAAGAGTTTTTCCCGAACTGCTATGTTGTGAAGGGAACTGTAAGAATGGAAAATTTGTAA
- a CDS encoding universal stress protein, with product MKRILIPIDFSEAALNAMEYGIAVANHINANVRIMHVKTGLHYAPTYAKNQAEYRVNEKVDEWLVDLIKKYDDDYVVPGGKFDYKVREGNVVHEISNQAKYDDSSLIVMGSHGASGFQSKWIGSNAYSLVAHAPCPVIVLNQEMKWNGGIRKIVVPVDYTKASRKKIPVIAGIASVFKSRIFLVAVRESKLQYLLKRVAMFNRQVEKYFVTRAGVEVEKSVLVGKKPVQRLISFAEEKNADLITVHVNHTHNPFVNIFKPFANELINNSSKPVLVVPTYE from the coding sequence ATGAAACGTATTTTAATCCCGATTGATTTTTCAGAAGCTGCTTTAAACGCAATGGAATATGGTATTGCGGTTGCCAATCACATCAATGCTAATGTTCGCATAATGCATGTTAAAACAGGTTTGCATTATGCGCCTACCTATGCAAAAAATCAGGCAGAATACAGAGTTAATGAAAAAGTGGATGAATGGCTAGTGGATCTGATTAAGAAATATGATGATGATTATGTTGTTCCTGGTGGTAAGTTTGATTATAAGGTAAGGGAGGGAAATGTTGTACACGAGATAAGTAATCAGGCAAAATATGATGATTCGAGCCTGATTGTGATGGGTTCTCATGGAGCTTCCGGATTTCAGAGTAAGTGGATTGGGAGTAATGCTTATAGTCTTGTGGCTCATGCACCCTGTCCCGTTATTGTTCTTAATCAGGAAATGAAATGGAATGGAGGTATTAGAAAAATTGTTGTTCCGGTTGATTACACAAAAGCAAGCAGAAAAAAGATTCCTGTAATTGCTGGTATTGCATCAGTATTTAAATCGAGAATTTTTTTGGTGGCTGTGCGTGAATCAAAATTACAATATTTATTAAAGCGTGTGGCGATGTTTAATCGTCAGGTTGAAAAGTATTTTGTGACACGTGCCGGAGTTGAAGTGGAAAAATCAGTTTTGGTGGGTAAAAAACCAGTTCAGAGGCTGATTTCTTTTGCAGAAGAAAAAAATGCAGATTTAATTACAGTGCATGTTAATCACACACATAATCCTTTTGTTAATATTTTTAAACCCTTTGCCAATGAGTTGATTAATAACTCATCGAAGCCTGTTTTGGTGGTGCCTACATACGAGTAA
- the miaB gene encoding tRNA (N6-isopentenyl adenosine(37)-C2)-methylthiotransferase MiaB, with protein sequence MDLKNIKPLTSNNSGKKLFIETYGCQMNVADSEVVASVMEMDGYGITHEMEQADAIFINTCSIRDNAEQRVMGRLQQLTAMRKNNPDLIIGIIGCMAERVKDQLFEKGANIVVGPDAYMDLPNLIGMAENGDKAINVELSTNETYSDVIPSRISKNRISGFVSIMRGCNNFCSYCIVPYTRGRERSRQPESIKREIQDLQNKGFKEVNLLGQNVNSYNWTGNECNKLNFPGLLNYVAGNFPEMRIRFTTSHPKDMCDETLKVMAKYSNICNHIHLPLQSGSSKILKLMNRKYDREWYMERITAIKTILPDCGLSTDVFCGFHNETEEDHKQTLELMQWVGYDSAFMFKYSERPGTYASKHLEDNVSEEIKSKRLQEIIDLQTELSIKSNKADIGKTFEVLVEGTSKKSKEELFGRTSQNKVVVFPKENFKKGDFVMVKITDAGSATLKGISIN encoded by the coding sequence ATGGACTTAAAGAACATTAAACCATTGACATCGAATAATTCTGGTAAAAAACTTTTTATCGAGACATATGGATGTCAAATGAACGTAGCTGATAGTGAGGTTGTAGCATCAGTGATGGAGATGGATGGCTACGGCATTACACACGAAATGGAACAGGCTGATGCCATATTTATTAATACCTGTTCAATACGAGATAATGCAGAACAAAGAGTCATGGGGCGCTTGCAGCAATTAACTGCAATGCGAAAAAACAATCCGGATCTTATCATTGGAATCATAGGATGTATGGCTGAAAGAGTGAAGGATCAGCTATTTGAAAAAGGTGCCAACATTGTTGTCGGACCTGATGCCTATATGGATTTACCCAATTTGATTGGCATGGCCGAAAATGGTGATAAAGCCATCAATGTTGAACTTTCAACGAATGAAACTTACTCAGACGTTATTCCTTCACGCATTAGTAAAAACCGTATATCCGGTTTTGTTTCAATCATGCGTGGATGTAATAATTTCTGTTCTTATTGCATCGTTCCATATACCCGAGGGCGAGAAAGAAGCAGACAACCTGAAAGTATAAAAAGAGAAATACAGGACTTACAAAATAAAGGTTTTAAAGAAGTTAACCTCCTGGGACAAAATGTTAATTCATATAACTGGACCGGGAATGAGTGTAATAAATTAAATTTCCCTGGTCTGTTAAATTATGTAGCCGGTAATTTCCCTGAGATGCGAATTCGTTTTACAACATCTCACCCTAAGGATATGTGTGATGAGACTTTAAAAGTAATGGCTAAATATTCCAACATTTGCAATCACATCCATTTACCCTTGCAATCGGGAAGCAGTAAGATTCTTAAATTAATGAATCGTAAATACGATCGTGAATGGTATATGGAACGAATCACAGCTATTAAAACCATTCTTCCTGACTGCGGTTTATCAACTGATGTTTTCTGCGGATTTCATAACGAAACAGAAGAAGATCACAAACAAACTCTGGAATTAATGCAATGGGTTGGCTACGATTCAGCCTTTATGTTTAAATACTCTGAACGACCAGGAACTTATGCGAGTAAACACCTGGAAGATAATGTTTCGGAAGAAATCAAATCAAAGCGACTACAGGAAATAATTGATCTTCAAACAGAATTATCTATTAAAAGTAATAAGGCCGATATAGGAAAAACCTTTGAAGTATTAGTTGAAGGAACATCTAAAAAATCGAAGGAAGAACTTTTTGGAAGAACCTCACAAAACAAGGTGGTTGTTTTCCCAAAAGAAAACTTTAAAAAAGGTGATTTTGTTATGGTAAAAATAACAGACGCAGGTTCAGCAACTCTGAAAGGTATTTCAATAAATTAA
- a CDS encoding carboxymuconolactone decarboxylase family protein has translation MNDKIKEFREYRSAMNEKLLASNNKVIKRIFNIDTNTYMEGALSTKVKEMLGLVSSMVLRCDDCIKYHLEKCYEQGVTNEEMMEIFSVANLVGGTIVIPHTRRAIEYWEILNEEE, from the coding sequence ATGAACGATAAAATTAAAGAATTCAGGGAGTATCGCTCTGCTATGAACGAGAAGCTTTTAGCAAGCAACAACAAGGTTATTAAGAGAATTTTTAACATTGACACCAACACATACATGGAGGGTGCTTTATCTACCAAAGTAAAAGAAATGTTGGGTTTGGTTAGTTCGATGGTTTTAAGATGTGATGATTGTATCAAATATCATCTGGAGAAATGTTACGAACAAGGTGTGACCAATGAAGAGATGATGGAAATTTTCTCTGTTGCGAATCTTGTTGGAGGAACAATTGTTATCCCACATACAAGAAGAGCAATCGAATATTGGGAAATACTAAATGAAGAGGAATAA